A window of Hevea brasiliensis isolate MT/VB/25A 57/8 chromosome 14, ASM3005281v1, whole genome shotgun sequence contains these coding sequences:
- the LOC131172703 gene encoding uncharacterized protein LOC131172703, which yields MLENQITQQASSSNSKAFGKLPSQPENPREQCNAVTLRSGKVMGEEHEIEVKLKEKKDECESESTSTKAKASKEANEEKEDKKKIEEKYVPPAPYKPPLPFPQRFHKAQLDKQFGKFLEVLKKLLEDYETVALRGVQALLQNKLPPKLKDPGSFSIPCHIGETSIERALCDLGASVSLMPLSICEKLKVGDLKPTTISLQLADRSIKYPVGILENVPLKVGKFFIPVDFIVLEMEEDVRTPIILGRPFLATAGANIDVKNGILKLTVGEEEIEFNLFQHSKEPTVMNSCYRVDVIEHDAETEVTKL from the exons atgttagagaatcaaataacTCAACAGGCTAGCTCTTCAaatagtaaagcttttgggaagcttcctagccaacctGAGAATCCAAGAGAGCAGTGCAATGctgttactttaagaagtggaaagGTAATGGGGGAAGAACACGAAATTGAAGTAAagttgaaagaaaagaaagatgagTGTGAGAGTGAATCCACTTCAACTAAAGCTAAAGCTAGTAAGGAAGCAAATGAAGAGaaagaagataaaaagaaaatagaagagaaaTATGTGCCTCCTGCACCGTACAAGCCACCATTGCCCTTTCCTCAGAGGTTTCATAAAGCACAATTAGATAAGCAGTTTGGGAAATTCCTTGAAGTTttgaagaagtt GTTGGAAGATTATGAAACTGTTGCACTTCGAGGAGTGCAAGCTTTATTGCAGAACAAGCTCCCACCTAAGCTGAAAGATCCTGGaagtttttccataccatgtcacattggagaAACAAGTATTGAGAGAGCATTATGTGACTTGGGGGCTAGTGTTAGCTTGATGCCACTTTCCATATGTGAGAAGTTAAAGGTTGGAGATCTAAAGCCCACAACTATTTCTttgcagttagctgacagatctatAAAGTATCCAGTTGGGATTTTAGAGAATGTACCATTAAAAGTTGGAAAGTTTTTCATTCCAGTGGATTTTATTGTActagagatggaggaggatgtaagaACACCCATCATACTTGGAAGGCCATTTTTAGCCACTGCAGGAGCTAATATAGATGTAAAGAATGGGATATTGAAGTTGACAGTGGGGGAGGAGGAAATAGAGTTTAATTTATTTCAACATTCCAAGGAACCAACTGTGATGAATTCTTGTTATAGGGTAGATGTTATAGAGCATGATGCTGAAACTGAAGTTACTAAACTATAG